One Nitrospira sp. genomic window, GTCTACTACGCCAATTACCTGAAATATTTTGAACGAGCCCGGACCCACTACTTCGAAGATCGAGGGCTGTCGGTGGCAGGGCTCATGGCCGAAGGAACGGTGTTTGTCGTCGTGCATGCGGAGGTGCATTATCGGTCGCCTGCCCGCTATGGCGAAACGTTGGTGATCGAGACGGTCGTTCCCGAGATGACGGCTGCGTCGATTACCTTCGCTCATGTGGTCAAGAATGCAGTCAGTGGGCGTGTCGTGGTCGAAGGGTCGGCCAAACTAGCGGCGACGGACGGCAATGGCAAGGTGAAGCGCCTGGATAAGGCAACTGTCTCTGCGATACAGTCGGAGGGGTATTCTGCTGAGAGACGTCATGTGTAATGTGCAGTGCGTGGAGCCGGCGGCCGTTCGTTGTTTCCCATAAGGGACGAACGACGGTTCATACACTGCGCCCTGTCCCACAATCGTCCAATAACCAGCGCAGCGCCTGGATCTAGAGTTGCTCTCAGCCAGCGCGTTGTCGCCATGCCCTGCGTTGTGAGAGCGGCCATCGCAACAAGACGAAATGAGTGTCCCTTATGAGCCAGCAGATTTCTGGATATACCTACGGCACTTCGGCGGTCACGAAGTCGCCGGTGAGCCTTGCTGATTTCGGATTGATGCAGAAGAGCGCCGTTATTCGGCGAGGAGGACTTCACCACATCGTGCGAGAGACGTAAATACTTCACGGACCAGGTCGAAGCCATTTTGGACGTGTGGTACGGCTTTGTCGGATCCCAGCCACATCTACTCCAATCGTTCCTCGGTAAAAGTGACGGCAAGCCGCTCGGCGATTATTTGGGTGGGGTGCGCAAGCGATTCGGCCAGTGGATTCTCGACACGGCTCGTGCGGAGTACGACCAGAAGTGGCTCGATTATCAACCTGAGATCGGCTTGCGTCATCATCGCACGAAGAAGAACCAGACGGACGGCGCGGCGTCAGCAGCGATCGTGCCGTTTCGCGATCTCTTCGCGCTCATTTTCCCAGTGACTGTTACAGTGAAGCCCTTTCTTGCGAAGAAGGGGCACTCGGCCGAGGATGTTGAGAAGATGTATGCGGCATGGGTCAAGTCCTGTCTGCTCCAGATCACGCTCTGGAGCCACCCCTACGTCAAAGCCGGCGATTTCTAAATCGGGCATTGAGTCGAATTCGGGGATATTGCATCGAGACCGAGTCTGCACTCGGTGCGATCTGGGATGTCCCCGTTTTCTTTTCCACGGCCATGCACAGCACGATGTTCTCCTGCTGTCGATCACAGGTCTCGCTTGCTGCGGAGATCTTCATTGGGAGGAGTCTTCAGGATCTCCTCCTGTCAGCGAACAGGAGGAGACAGGAGTAGATTCACCCTGTTAGCGATGGGTTACTGTTTGAGTGGAGAAGCCCTGGAGTTTCTTCCCGACCTGCGCCTTCGTGTCACCCACAGTGCCACCTGACTCTGACCACTGCGTAATCACGATTTCTATTCGTCGATTCTTACTCCGGCCTTTTTCCGTGTCATTGGCCGCGATCGGGTTGCTATCGGCGTACCCCATGGCTTTGACGCGGTCGGCCTCAAGCCCTCCGTTGATCAATATTTGAATGGCATGTTCCGCCCTGGTCCGGGAGAGCTCGATATTATTCCGAAAGCCCTTCCGAGGGTCGCTCCGGAGCGGCGCGTTGTCCGTATGGCCGGCAACCTCGATGTTCTGGTAGCGGAATCCGTGCAGGACAGCTCCGATCCGCTCGAGCAACGAAGTGCCTCCGAGGGTCACCGCAGCATCACCGGTGGGGAACAATTCGGTGGTTGCAAACGCGAGGGTCAATTTATTGCCTCGTTGCCTCAACGTTGCACTGCCCTTCTTGAGTTCGGGCTGTAAGAGGCTGGCGAGACTCTCGCTCATCTTCCCGAGGTCGCTACTTGATAAGGATTCTGTGTCATCTGCAACCGCGGGGAGGGAGGCAGGGGAGGATGGGAGGAGGTTCGTCACGGCTAGGTTCTGATCGAGGGATTGCAGCGGAATCGTGTTTTTATCGGCACCGCTGTCCTCTTGGGCAGGAACAGGCTCGGCTTGCTTGGACGCATTGCGTTCGAGGTCTGTCAACAATTGCTTGGTGCGTGCGAGTTCCGTGTCTCTTGCCATGAGTTGAGGATTGAGATCCGCCAGCTTTTGCGTGACTTGTTTGAGGTCGTCCTTGAGCTGCGCTAGTTCTTGCTCTTTCCGCGCTGTCTGCTGTTCAACTTCGGTTGCACGGCGTTTGGTTTGGGCCAGTTCCTGTTCTTTCCCCGCCATCTGTAGTTCGACTTCAGTGAGGCGACGCTTGGCCTGCGCCAGATCTTGGTCTTTCCCCGATGCCGTCAGTTGCTCTGCTTCGGCTGGGCGGCGTCTGGCCTGTGCCAGTTCCTGCTCTTTCCGCGCCGTCTGCTGTTCGGCGTCGGCAAAGCGACGTTTGGCCTGCGCCAGCTCTTGCTCCTTCCCTGCCATCTGTAGTTCGACTTCGGCAATTCGGCGTTTAGTCTGTGTCAGTTCCTGTTCTTTTCCTGCTATCTGTTGTTCGGTGTCGGCTGCACGGCGTTTGGCCTGGGCCAGCTCCTGTTCTTTCCCTGCCATCTGTAGTTCAACTTCAGTGAGGCGACGCTTGGCCTGCGCCAGGTCCTGCTCTTTCTTTGCTGTCTGTTGTTCGGCGTCGGCTGCGCGGCGTTTGGCCTGCGTCAATTCTTGCCCTTTCCCTGTCGTCAGCTGTAGTTCGACTTCGGAGACTCGACGTTTGGCCTGGTTGATCTCCTCAGTTTGTGACGCAAGATCCTCTCGAAGCTTCTTAGAGTTCTCGTAGGCATTGGATTGCAGGGCGGTGATCTCATTATCTTTGGCATGGAGTTGGATAACTAACTCACCGATCCGTCGCTTGGCATTCTCCAGATTGCCGGCAGCGAGTTGTCGCTCGAGCTCATCGATTCTTTGCCTGGCCTGCTGAAGATTGGTTCTCGTCACGCTCAATTCATCTTGCGGCGACTGGCCGGCTGCATCTCCAACGGCCAGAGAAAACGGCACAACTCCGCAGAACATGGCGAGGGATAGAAGCGTGAAGGCCGATAATGTTTTGATGATCATGTTTCACCCACAAGCTGCTAAGGTGCAGTGACCATAAATGAAGTCGCGCTTCATCAACGAATTTCACTAGACTGATGTGTTCATGAAATCCGTTCACGAGGCACAGGCGGAAGCGCCTGTGTTGAACTCTCAATCGATGTTGGCGCTTCCCCTCTCCGTAAATGAGGAAACGAAGAAAGAATCCTATCGTCTTCCTGATTCACTTTGCAACGGGGCTGTGAAGCCCTTCACCTAATGTGATGCCTGCTCGTCCATCATCTGTGGGCTGTTGCTATATCAGTAGGCAAGCTCGGACACAGCGGCGAACTGAGTGAGACGAGTCGCTGCCGGCATTACTCCATTGGGTAAAGCGGATCTTTGCTCGTAGGCCGTTTCACTCGTTCGATGACACTTCCCGAGCACCGATAGGCTTCCTGATTCAAGAATGGGAAAATAAGCATGAGCCAGCTCGATTCCACTTGCACGTCGTCGGGTATCAATCGTACGCTCCTTTCGCGCGCGGTCAGCTTCAGATTGAGCAGACAGCCTTCTTGCGTGTACCCGCCCGCAGTTACCCGTGCGGATCGATCCGATCCTCCTGCAGCCTTATCAGTGTGGGAAGCGCACCCCGCTAGAAACATTGAAGTGACGACAGTAAGCGTTGCGTAAACGCGTTTCATAACTACCTCAAGAAATCTATAAATACCGACCGGATTGGTGATTGCAGTGAACCTCAAATCATGAGCTGCGGATTGCTTGGTGAGAGCGCATACTCATCGCCACAAAGGTTTGCGCGTACAGATCACAGGATCGGCTAGATTGTCGGAGAAATACACGAAGGGTGTCAAGAAACGAGCAGAGAGGTCCGAATTTGAAGGCGATGTATCAGACATCCCATGGAGGGTGAAAGGTCAGAGCAAGCCTTCACGCCGTGGTCCCCACCTTTTGTGGATAACCTTGTGAACAAGTCTGTTTCTTTGTCGGACTATGCTTCAATG contains:
- a CDS encoding YbgC/FadM family acyl-CoA thioesterase; translated protein: MDIRVYYEDTDCGGVVYYANYLKYFERARTHYFEDRGLSVAGLMAEGTVFVVVHAEVHYRSPARYGETLVIETVVPEMTAASITFAHVVKNAVSGRVVVEGSAKLAATDGNGKVKRLDKATVSAIQSEGYSAERRHV